GGTTCCATTGACATCAAACCAGATTGCAAAAAGTGCTTGTAATAACGAATAGAATCCAGCGGAGTCATAGTCGTGTCTCTTTCTCCTTTCCAAGTAAAAACGCGCATTTTTGTTTTTATTTTAAAAGAAGCAATAATATCATCTTCACTTTTATCCATTTCTTTCATCTGAGCCCAACGAACTGAGTTTTTCATTGCCTGCATCATGATTCGGTCTGTTTCTGCCTGTGTGATGTTTACGAAAGGAGCATTTTTATTGGTTTTCTGTTCAATAAAAAACTGTTGTTGCAGGTTTTTCATGTGTGCTGCAACAGCTTCTTCTGCGTAAGACTGCATTCTAGAATCTATTGTAGTGTAGATTTTAAGTCCATCTTTGTAAATATCATAATCAGATCCATCAGGTTTTTTGTTTTCTGCCACCCATTTCTTCATGTAATCACGAAGATATTCTCTAAAATAAGTAGCGATACCTTCACGGTGGCTTTCTAACTTAAATTTTAAAGTAATTGGAAGTGCTTGATATTTTTCTTTTTCTGATTCTGAAATCATTTTGGCCTTTGCCATCTGAGATAAAACGACATTACGACGGTTTTTAACTCCCTGCGGATTGCGAACTGGATTGTATAAACCAGAATTCTTGAACATTCCAACCAAAATAGCCGATTCGTCAACAGTTAAATCTTTTGGCTCTTTAGAAAAATAAGTCTGTGCTGCCGAACTTACTCCAACAGAGTAATTTCCAAAATCGTAAACATTACAGTACATCGCCAGAATTTCATTTTTGGTATATTGTCTTTCCAGACGAATGGCTATAATCCATTCTTTTATTTTCTGTACAATCCTGAAAGGCAAAAACTTAGACCCTTCACCATGAAACAATTGTTTAGCTAACTGTTGTGTTAGCGTACTTGCTCCTCCGTTTGTTCCTAAACTAAAGACAGCTCTTAAAGTTCCTCGCCCGTCAATTCCTGAATGTTCATAAAAACGTGCATCTTCAGTAGCTACAAGTGCTTCTACAAGATTTTTAGGCAAATCAGAATATTTAAGCTGCGATCTATTTGTTTTGAAGTATTTACCCAACACTACTCCGTCAGAAGAAATAATTTCTGTCGCAAGGTTTGAATCTGGATTTTCTAAATCTTCAAAAGAAGGCATTGATCCAAATAACCCCCAAGAGGCAAATAAAAAGAAAGCTAAAAGGCCTAACATTGAGTAGGCAAAAACTCTCCAGAATTTCTTTTTATAATAATTAATATCCTTAACGCTTTTGGATTGATTGTTTTTTTTAGTAGCCATACCTATTTTCTAATCTTTTTGTTCTATTCTAAAACCAACGTCTGTAATTCCTTCTAAAGCTTCAACACCAGCAATTTTGCCTGATTTTCTAACGGCTTGTTTGATGTGAACTTGATATTTTCCTCTAAATTTTACGTCTTCTTTGTAATAAAGTTTACTCTCTTTTATGTCTGAAAATCCATTTCCTAATAATGTTCCGTCTGGTTCAGCCATTTGGTATTCTAAGGTATCCACTTTTGTAAATCCGCTTGGCGCTTCGATCGCAACAATCAAAAATAAATTATTAAACGGATAATTGTTGTTATCTCGTATGTTTACAAACAAATTATATTTTTTTGTAGAATCTAAAACTGGCAGATTAAAGGTTACAACACTGTCTTTGTGCCAAGCACTTCCAACAGATTTATACTCATCAAATACCCTCTTTTTATCACAAGAAAAAAGAAGAATAGCTGCCAAAAGAAGAATTCCGCTATTTTTTATTCTCATTTTTAGTATTCGTTATTGGTTTTCTAGGTTCAGCAGACTTGTTTTCATTTGAATTCTGCTTGTTCGAATTATTTTGTTTATTCGGATTTTGCTTGTTCTTATGATTCTGCTTGTTGGGATTATTAGGCTTATTCTGCTTGTTTGGATTCCCATTCGGATTGCTATTTCCTGCAGGTTTAGCGTTATTATTCGTGTTTTTTTCCTGCTGTGGTTTTACTGGAGCTGCAACACCAGCCGTTTCCGCATTTTGTTTGCGTTTGCGGTTTGGTTTTTTCTTTCTTTTTGGCTGGTCAAAACGAGTCAAACTCTCTTGTCCCATTGCATTATTGAAATCTTTTTCAGGTTCTGCAACTACCTCAACAGCAAAATCTTCTAAAGATGAAACTTTGTTTTTCTGCTTATTTTCTGCAATAATTTCTTTTACCTGATCAATTTTTAAAACATGCCAGTTTGCAAAATTATTGGTGTAAGCAAACCACATTAATCCTTTAAAAATATCTTGTTTTTGACAAACAGCATCTCCTTTTTCCGTAATCAGTTTAGTATCATAATCTGGAAAATCCTTCAATGCATCCATGTAAGTATCTAACTCATAGTTCAGACAGCATTTCAATTTCCCACATTGACCCGCCAATTTCTGTGGATTCAATGATAACTGCTGATAACGAGCTGCAGAAGTATTTACACTTCTAAAATCAGTCAGCCAAGTAGAACAGCAAAGTTCGCGTCCGCAAGAACCAACGCCACCTAAACGAGCTGCTTCCTGACGGAAACCAACTTGTTTCATTTCAACTCTGGTGCTGAATTCTTTAGCAAAATCTTTAATCAGCATTCTAAAATCGACACGATCGTTTGCTGTGTAGTAAAACGTTGCTTTTGATCCGTCTCCCTGAAATTCGATATCCGAAATTTTCATTTCCAATTTATGCTGAATCGCCAATTCACGTGCGCGAACTTTCATTGGTTCCTCACGATCGCGGGCTACAGACCAGATATCGATATCTTTTTGAGATGCTTTTCTGTAAATTTTTGGAACTTCATTACTATCCGGATTAACTCCTTTTTTCTTCATTTGAATTTTAACCAATTCTCCTGTCAAAGTAACAATTCCAATATCATGTCCTGGCGATGCAACAGTTGCCACAATATCGCCAATGCTTAAAGTTAATTTCTCTGAATTTCTAAAGAATTCCTTACGTCCGTTTTTAAAACGAACCTCAACACAATCAAAAATCGCCTCTCCATTAGACGGACTCATGTTCGAAAGCCAGTCAAAAACCGTCAATTTATTGCAGCTATCGGTGCCGCAAGTCCCATTATTTTTACAACCTTTTGGTGCACCACCATCTGAGGTTGAACAACTTGTACATGCCATAATTATATATGTAGTGCTGCCAGAATGCAGCTTAAGTTCATAAACGTTTGATCGGTAAAGATAGTATTTTTTTTATTTGGCTATTTATAGATTAATTCTAAAGGGTTGTTAAATAAAAAAAAGGTCTTTTTTTGTCCGAAATCATTCTTTTTTTCATTTTTAACTCAAAAAATATTCCATAAAAAAACCACTATTTGAGCTTTCGTTTGGAAAAACAATCAGAATCGATTTAACTTTAGAATAATTTTTAACTATAAATTCAAAACATGAAATTTTCAATAATCACAAACCGAAACGAAAAAGAAACCAGCGTTAAAAATTTTGATACCATTGAGAATGAATTGAATAAATGCAAGAAGACAGACGATTTCATCATCATCAACAACACTCCTGCTATTGATAACGCTATTTATTTACAAGCAATACTCACAGATAAAAACAAGTTTACACTTGAAATACGATTAGAATATGCGAATGATTTTTCGCAATATGGAGTTGAAGGAGTTTCAAAATCGGATTGTTTGGAAATTTTCAGACATTACTTCGAAGCTCGTCTTCCCGATTTCAATCAATGGGAAGATATTACGAAGTACGTAAAACAGTATTATTATGATACAGAAATTAGTCTAAATCAAGAAACTGTGCATCCGTCTTTCAATGATTACTTTAAATCTGATTTCTATTATAGCATTAGTGACTTCTATTCCCCTTTTGGGAATGATGCCGGTTTTGATGCCATGATGGAAGCTGAAAAATTTCTGCAAAATGACGATTCAAACAATTTTTATCTGATTCAACTTATTGATGAAATTAATATCGAAAGTTATGATTATGATGAAAAGCGAGATAATGAAAACTTACATTTTTTAGTTCATGACCACAATACAATTGTCGCAATTGGCTTTACAAACCTAAAAGTAAACGGATTTATTATGGAAGATGTAAAAGAAAAAACATTGTCTTCTCTTCGCTTTCTAAATCAGGTTCAGAATCATGAAAATTACCAAATCATGATTGAGGATTTGAATAAAATTGAAGCTCAAACTTATGGGGAATAAAAAAAAATTCGTTTCTCGAAAAACACGTAAAGCTCTATTTTTTTCTAAAAAACCCTATTCTGTAAGTTTTATGTTGTAAATGGTCTTTTTTAATTTTTATCCTGAAATATATTTACGAATTTTATGTTTTATCTTACAGCATGGTTTGCGAAGTCAATAATTACAAAGTAAACCGCTATCAAAATTTATCATCATTTTTAAATATATTTCAAATGCAGACAAACCAGATTGAAAATTTCCTTTTTCAGGGAAAATTTGACGAGGCCAGAGAATGCCTAAATAACGGAGAAAATTTTAACGGACAATACCTTCAAAATAATTTTTCTCAAATCGCCGCCAAAATTATTGAAGCCAAAGAAATTGATTTCATTGAAAGATTGATTAAAGCTGGTTTTATTGAAACTGACATCTACGAACTGGACAGTTTTGATAAATCGATATTCAATCCTCTTTCCAGAAATATCAAAAATGATGAGGAATCTCTTTCTTTCTTCAAAGAAATCATGTCAAAAGTCGACAATGTTAACGACGAAATCAGCGATCAGACTTTATTGGGATATTGTATCGAAAAAGAAGCTGTTCCGGAAGTCATTAAAATTTTAATAGAAGATTTCGGCTGTAATGCCAACTACAAAAGCAATTCACAAGAAAATCTGATTCATAAAATCGTGAATAATTATTCTTTGAATGCTGAAAAAGGCACAGCGTATATTAAAACCCTTCTTGAAAACGGAGTCGATATCAATGATAAAAATGTAGTTGGTACAACGCCATTGATGTATGCCATTAAAAGGCATAAAAAAGAATACATTCCGATGTTGTTAGAAAATGG
This portion of the Flavobacterium panacagri genome encodes:
- a CDS encoding penicillin-binding protein 1A, which encodes MATKKNNQSKSVKDINYYKKKFWRVFAYSMLGLLAFFLFASWGLFGSMPSFEDLENPDSNLATEIISSDGVVLGKYFKTNRSQLKYSDLPKNLVEALVATEDARFYEHSGIDGRGTLRAVFSLGTNGGASTLTQQLAKQLFHGEGSKFLPFRIVQKIKEWIIAIRLERQYTKNEILAMYCNVYDFGNYSVGVSSAAQTYFSKEPKDLTVDESAILVGMFKNSGLYNPVRNPQGVKNRRNVVLSQMAKAKMISESEKEKYQALPITLKFKLESHREGIATYFREYLRDYMKKWVAENKKPDGSDYDIYKDGLKIYTTIDSRMQSYAEEAVAAHMKNLQQQFFIEQKTNKNAPFVNITQAETDRIMMQAMKNSVRWAQMKEMDKSEDDIIASFKIKTKMRVFTWKGERDTTMTPLDSIRYYKHFLQSGLMSMEPQTGAIKAWVGGINYKYFQYDHVGQGARQVGSTFKPFVYATAIEELNMSPCDSILDGPFMIHKGRHHVTADWEPRNSDYRYRGMVTLKQALAASINTVSAKLIDRTSPEAVVELTKKLGVKTEIPVQPSIALGAVDITVEDMVAAYSTFANQGVYVKPQFLSRIENKSGEVIYEPIPESHDVLNKDIAFAVIKLLQGVTESGSGVRLRTQGGGSGDNRWTGYPYMFTNPIAGKTGTTQNQSDGWFMGMVPNLVTGVWVGCEDRSARFKSLTYGQGATAALPVWGYYMKKCYADKDLQISKAEFERPANLSIKVDCYQRPVIVKDTTDTEQNTDEFAL
- a CDS encoding gliding motility lipoprotein GldH: MRIKNSGILLLAAILLFSCDKKRVFDEYKSVGSAWHKDSVVTFNLPVLDSTKKYNLFVNIRDNNNYPFNNLFLIVAIEAPSGFTKVDTLEYQMAEPDGTLLGNGFSDIKESKLYYKEDVKFRGKYQVHIKQAVRKSGKIAGVEALEGITDVGFRIEQKD
- a CDS encoding PSP1 domain-containing protein is translated as MACTSCSTSDGGAPKGCKNNGTCGTDSCNKLTVFDWLSNMSPSNGEAIFDCVEVRFKNGRKEFFRNSEKLTLSIGDIVATVASPGHDIGIVTLTGELVKIQMKKKGVNPDSNEVPKIYRKASQKDIDIWSVARDREEPMKVRARELAIQHKLEMKISDIEFQGDGSKATFYYTANDRVDFRMLIKDFAKEFSTRVEMKQVGFRQEAARLGGVGSCGRELCCSTWLTDFRSVNTSAARYQQLSLNPQKLAGQCGKLKCCLNYELDTYMDALKDFPDYDTKLITEKGDAVCQKQDIFKGLMWFAYTNNFANWHVLKIDQVKEIIAENKQKNKVSSLEDFAVEVVAEPEKDFNNAMGQESLTRFDQPKRKKKPNRKRKQNAETAGVAAPVKPQQEKNTNNNAKPAGNSNPNGNPNKQNKPNNPNKQNHKNKQNPNKQNNSNKQNSNENKSAEPRKPITNTKNENKK
- a CDS encoding ankyrin repeat domain-containing protein — its product is MQTNQIENFLFQGKFDEARECLNNGENFNGQYLQNNFSQIAAKIIEAKEIDFIERLIKAGFIETDIYELDSFDKSIFNPLSRNIKNDEESLSFFKEIMSKVDNVNDEISDQTLLGYCIEKEAVPEVIKILIEDFGCNANYKSNSQENLIHKIVNNYSLNAEKGTAYIKTLLENGVDINDKNVVGTTPLMYAIKRHKKEYIPMLLENGADPNEKDNQENSSFYYAVGEQFSIPMYELLAESSSADFNSINKDGRTLLTEFIRMMSDSEYDLNSLQRLLSDGADLNHCATYYGNPKSGIDYIAEKKSGILKSALDSGSIDVNEQDNQGNTILHKVCAFNVNYDAEAAKEIYRKVKLLLENGADKDITNDKDETALTLASGDNLKIKTVELLMKA